The DNA region attatgtaatttttaatttttaagattttaattatgtcgtttttattttatttgtcatttgtaatattatttaggtttttttaatgaattttagtattattgaaatgtttttgtttaattgaattttaaattaattgtgctcgtccttgcggaaaagcacagctgtgggtgttgtgctcttgccaaagcgCAGGcaaaaaagtggggccgggcccacaaccgtgccgctggcaagagcacggttgtggatgctctcagcGGTAACCAAATTTGTAACCCGACATTTTTCTACAGTAACTTAGAAAAATGTATACATGCTGTCACTTAGTTATATTTTCATTTGTCACTTTATTGGACAATGGACAATTGACAATTGCGACAAGATTCACAATTTCACACCATTTCTATTAAGTTTCATCAACAAAAGTATCGCTTAAATTAAACACCACATGAGAAAATGGCTTGATGCAAACAgatcataattaaatttaacaTAAATGTATAACCAAGAAGTAGAGAAGAGATACAACTACACGAAGAAAGGAGAGTTGGAATGCCAAAATCCAAAGCATAAATAAGCTCAAAATTGATAACTGATGATAAAATTTGGCAAAGTTGACAAACATGGGTTTAACATTCCACAGAGGTAAAATTAAAGCAAACAGAACATGgttctaatttaaaaaattccaTTCCAAGCCCTGTACTACATAGTAGAGGGAAAGATACTTAGGTGTTCGTGGCCCTGGTGTATATCTGCTGGCTTGCATGAGCTGAAACCATTCTGATCAAACCTCTAGCCATCAATTCCCTGATTGCTTTCCTCGCCAGCGATCCACTGATCTGCAAATAACAAGATATTTTACTATGCATCAGCAGCAACCAACAGTAGTGGCCCTTTCATATCCAAGAAAGGGATATCAGCAAGCAGTCCAACCAAGCGAATCTTTCATAATAAATCCCATATCATAAACAAAGTATTGAACtgaaatggaattcaagtagtAGGCTATATattaaaaactaacaaaaaaGACGGACTCAAAGTGCTAGAATTTACTACTCAATTactttataattatacatatccTGTATCCAACAATACACAACACTGAAAATCAAGAGAATATCATCTGACTTGCAGTgaatgaaatatgaattggGTAGGCACAATAGTAGATAATGATGCATAATGTAGCAGAGAAAACAACCAGATTGCATTATGTATATAACCAATTTTCaacaattaaaattattgaaCAACATCACAATTAATGTACTATAAGCACCTCATATtgagcgcaatctgcaaactaCAGAAACTACTATAGAGAAGACGAATTCAGGAAACCTATAATTTACAATCTACATTTTGCTAAGTTGCTAACCCTAAATTTCGTCAGCAATATATCCAATTAACCAGCTAGAACCAAAAAGGAGTTCGTGATTATCAAAAAACAAATCGTTGATGAAAACAATTAACACAATATCaagattaaaatcaaaataacgTACCCTGAGACGATCGGAGAGAACGGAAGGAGTGATAAGCTTGTACTTGGGTGCCTCAGTCAGCAATTTGTCGTAGGTCGCCTTATCGAACAACACCATGTTGTTCACCTTCTCCTTTTGCTTACCCTTGCTCCACTTCTGCACGCCaataattttcaataaaaatattaattaaaacctgaaaaacaaaatgaaaaacagAGACTAAAAGAACAGAAGGCGACCTTCTTCTTCTGCTTTCCGCCTCCGGATTTCGCCGGCTTGGACGATGGTGGAGGAGCCTTATCCTTCTTCGGCGCCTGCGAAAAacggagtaaaaaaaataagcgTAAGTAGCgaaattggatttaaaatttaAGCTAGATCCAGTATTAATGATCGGAGCAGAGGCGCACCATCGCAATGCGAGAGTTCTACAGCGGTGGTGGAGGGCGAGTGGTTGGTTTAGCACAGGAGGCGAAGAGGAGAGGCTGCTTAATAATTCACGACCTAGTTAGGGTTTATATCTACTTTACATTCAACACGTCTTATTCGATTATCAAGTGATGGGCTTGGGCTTATAGTGTTGGGCCTTATTTTTCCTAAGCTCAATTAGTAAGCCAattcttactccaatccttttTAGTccatttccaatttttttatcAGAAAAAATAATTCCTAGTGCAATGGTTTGCATTAAATATATCACCAACGAGAATATATTATTGTATCACTAAATATAACCTTGAACATGCTATGTTATTTAGTCAAACTTGAAATAATAAacaataatatattattataatttataccAACGAGAATGTTTTAATTTACCTAAAATCATTGATCACACTATATAGTAAAACTTGAAATAATATATAATCATGTATTAATCACTGATTACTTTTATTCGAAATGGTATTCTAGAAAGTAGTCTTAACTAAAAGAGTATTactaaaatacattaattaattgtaataTAGTTCTGCGTTGTTTTCATCTATTAATAATTCCACATACAAAGGAACAATACTGTAAAAATTATAATCACGATCACTAAATTAATAGCGTATGACATGTCTATAAGATCTTGCGCGCAGCGCGAACTCCATGGCGGCCGCCGatcccttttttttattttattaattaataatgtgaTAAATATGTGATTTTATTTTGTGGCTGTAATGATGTGGTGGTAGAATTTTTTGTGGCTATGCTAACTAAACAGATaagtttttgtggttgtggaTTAACTGTTCCGTTTTATTATGGACACTTTAATATGCATAAAATCGTAGTGAATATATTCCCACCGAGCTAAATCTAGTACTAGTAAAATTTGAAGGAAACACCTTGAAAAAATACATTAACCGTCGTACACGTAGACaacaagaataaaataaatattaatgtcGGTCTCAAAATATTTCACCAAATATATAATATCACGATCATGACATAGACAGATAGCCTAATTAACCAAATAAAAGTAGACATATGCATAATTATTTCAGCACAAATGCACGCAGCCATATTCCATTCCTCAAATGATCAGAATAAATACAATGCAACTAGTTAGTTATTCTCGACTCTTGAGACATAGGAAAAGATGCATATGCTTATTGAAAAATAAGTAACAACActattattttagaaaataaaatgaacattaaataaaaaaggaaaaggtGGAATCCGAGTCAGAAATCAGATGATCCACCGTGTGAATCTCCCAACTAGGAACAGTTTCTAGATTTATAAGAAACACGAAGTCAATTAATTAAACCAACGAGGATGTCTGAATCCTTATCTGCTTTTAGAGGCATATAAAAAGTTGCTTTAGGATCTTAAAAGCGTGATTAACTCTCTCATTTAGTCTTGGATTAGGaggaattattttatttgggAGAATAGAATAACTTCTATTTAGTGCCGGAATATAACATCAAAAATTCTAAAGTGGTGTTAGaaaaagaaagtattatttatttattagttatttGCCTTTTATTTCCACTACGACAAATGTTGAATCATAGTATATGTTTAGTTCGTATGTAATTGAAACATTAAGATGTTAAATTTTACTAGAACTATATCGactatatttttattctttatatACTTGAGTGTATAATCTTGCTATCTTCATAAACTTACTTTGATACATAATGATGgttcaaattaaattttaattacagGCAAAATCCAGATAAATCATGATATATGGCCAAATTCTACCTatcatatattttaaaaatctgaaaattaaaTCACGAAAGATGAAAATTTCACGATTATATCACCCGCCTCATTTTCGGCAAAAATATGCAATGATATGACAACCGGTTTTAAACACATGGAAGTCTTATGACTATGTTAACTCACTTTTTAGGGTGATACATGTTTATGTGATGCATGTTTAAAATCTGTTGGTACATTATTGCATATTTTTCCGCCAAGGAGACAAATTAGATAATTGCGAAATTGaattttcagattttgaaaAACGTAAAACTGACTTGAATTTGATCCATCTTTCatgatttatttaaaaattaccatttaaataataaagagagaattttttttacaagGTCCTCTTTATATATTTGGGTTCGACTTATTGATGGTaaaaagtaaataataaaaCCATTTAATAATCTTCGATACAATATTCGGGCATCACTATAAACAGAGCAATAATGTCTCTTAATTTATAGTTTCtttattgaaaaatagaaaTCTAAACAAAGACAAGCTATATATTATTTGGAGTTGATGGTTAATGCTTTGGAAAAAAGCATGTCTCCCACTTAAGGCACTATTACTTGGATAATGTAAATCAAAGTGAGACCATGGAGCCCAGAGATCTGTGGCTCACTCAAATTATTCTTAATTTGCTTCAATTAAATCGGTCCcatcattttcatttatggCAATTACACTTCATAATCAACTGTGAATCCAaattaagaaagaaaaattCCTAATATTCCACACATCACGCTATGCATGTTAAATTAATCCATGTATTTTGTTATTCACAAATACAATTGTTATTTGGGAAATATGTAGCATGTACTCAGAGCTATGCATTGGAATCAAATCACGTAAAATTGAATGTAATTAATGTGATCTAATTGTATTACATCGTGTAGCATTTCATATGATATACTTAAAACAGAAATTATGTTTCAAGatccaaaattaaattttgattgaAAATTCGGTCAAAAGTTGTGTTGCTAAAAGGTGGCATTGGGAGCAACCTTACCTTGTTGACTGCTAAGTTTTGTAACAGGAGACCGTTCGTCGCTAGTTGCGAGTTCATCATGGTTTTGTTGCAAAATCCAGACGGTGATGGTCATCGATGACCATTTTTTACGACAATGGTGCTGTTAAACTACGTTAAATTTGTGATaggcaaaaaaaaaagtttgtcGCAATTTATTTTCCAACCCGTGTTTAAACATCCATTCTTTTCAGTCACAAGTCCATCACAAATCGGGCTTGGCTTGTGATGAAAAAAGGAGGGATTTTGAAATAGAATTATCAGCATTTTTTGGAAGCATATGTACCGCAAATCGCAATACGAGTATTTTTCCTATTATTATTGGAGTTGAAATTTTGAGAATAATAAAGGTCTATAATATCCTAAATGCCGCAATCCAAATTATAATTAGGGTATTTTTATCCATCAACACATTTTTAAAGATATGAATGTCCATGATATATTTGTAGTACTCCAAATAAAAAGATGGGACATAGACTGCAATGTAGCCTTTAAGGTAGGGACACATTTGAATTATATCCAATAAAACTCCATTCCTTACTTATTCCCATGAGATATTGAGCGAGTAAAGGGTTAATTATACAGCCATAAATTAAATTCGGACATTTTGTATGTCCGACAAAATCATAAGTTCACTGTGGTCCATTGCTTTTAGATTCTTATTAGTGATTATTTATCTGGAATTCCCAAATGTCTAATAAACCAATACAAAAATAtgactactactactacttagaTTGACCTTGTTGTTAAGTTAAGTCAATGAAATTGTCATGACTAATTCCAACGTTCGTACATTGAACAAGCACGTCCACGCGCGAGGTACAGCCATCAAGGATGGACGATCGAGAGCGAAGACTCCATCGAGCAGTTGTGGTAGAGAGCGGATAAAGTAGTGAAGGCAGTGTTAGAAGCCGCGGATGATATAGACTTGGGCCGAGGAGAAGCAATGCATGAGAAGTGTACGTCATCAACATCTTCTCTTTGGTATGTCTCAGTCACAAAGCTTTGGCATGATCGCGCTGTATTTAGTCGAAGGAAATGGATTGGCCATCattgtttatatatttgaaGTTTAAACCAGTTATGATGAATATAATGCTAGGTGATAGTACTATTAATCTAATTCCTAACACATTTTGCATATAACTTTTAAATCAAGAACGATACACTTATTAAGTGGTGGCACAATGAATTATGCACACTTTTCgtgaatgtggatgttgaattgATTTATCAACAAAGCACTTTAGTAATATTATTGGATCAAACATGTGGTTGAGAATTGGTTTCAATTTTTATGTTGTTATTCTCAAGTGTTTCTATCTTAACTACATAAGTAATGGGTCTAATGTTTGTGGTTGAATTTGGAAAGATGTTTGCATGGTGTACTTTAGTAATCacctccaaccatttacaccaaattcaaacctaTTTTTTCAGTTCTATCACATCAAACACTAATTTTACTataaccatttacaccaaacccaaacccaaaagaatattccatattcacctatttctttttactttttcaatcttacctacatatttatttaaattacacattaaccccataataatttatataaattaaatatcatattctttaatttattttcttatagtatgaaatttaaaaatataatactatatataatatcacaaattatgcacaataaataattaatactaagaaatttatataaaataaaattaatgttgTTTGACtttttaactaaataatagaTGAAAGATAATTAAACTTAAACTAAATGCTACAAATACTTAACCTTGAATAAATActcaaatataaatttaaaattcaaatatatttaaaCAAATCCTAATTATATAAACTCAAAACTCTAAATTCATGTAGTGTTAAAATAgttaattagtactactaaacATAACCAAATATCAATATTAGCAATTAACTATCTTAATCTTTTACTAATTATTTAGATGATCATAATTAAATTGAGGCCAACAACTGTCAAGCCCATATAGATACaacttaataaaataattaaatagtcTCCATCGTCTTCTTCATACGAAGAAATACAGAACCAATCGTCTATCTCTCTACGGTTCTTGTTTCCGCCATTTCCTCTTCATCAGGCCACGGGCATGTTTCTTCCCccaataaatacataaataagaAGGGGTGTTTTGCAATTTTTCACAAATTATGCAGTAGTTACAGTGCTATCGCATATTTGGGTACCTACTGTTCAAAAAACGCAAAAATGGGGGATTTGAGATGCGTTTTGGTGTATGGTTGGGGCAGTTTTTTATTGGAAAAATGGGTTTTCTAGTATGGTTGGAGTTGCCCTAAAAAGGGAATTTTGAAGGTCCCAAAATTGTAAAAGAGTAGTGCTACATACCAAAATTTCATAGCTTTTTGGAGGGCCATTCTTGAAAATAATTTCCTACATAATTGCCACAAAATTGTAAGAGAGTAGTGCTAAATACCAAAATTTCATAGCTTTTTGGAGGGCCATTCTTGAAAATAATTTCCTACATCTTTAATTGCCATGTACACAAATAATTCAAGCATTATAATTGGCGGGGGGCGAAGGAAAGCGAATGCCAAGTGGCAATTTCTTAGCTAGTAAGCAAATACAAATTGGCCCTACAATAATACTAATAAGCTCACAAATTTTGGAACTgcattataaataataaactcATAGACTACCACTTCTCTTAGTCTCCAAAATATCTTTAAAtaatacaattatatataaataaataaacatgtTCCACTTGCAGATACATTTTACATTAAACTAATTTCTACGACATCAATCCGTAACAGTATTAATCAAATAAGTACATAACtcatattaaaattaaagttcCAATCATGAATTTGATGTTTATTACTTTTCATATTTGGCTGTCATTATATTAACAATTCCTAAGATATCagaaatttgataaaaaaaatcaagtagACTATACAGAGAAACTAAAATAGTAGCTAAATTCATTGTAGAGGCAAAGTAGATTGAATATAATGTTTATCAGCAATTAATATTGCACAATATTGAACATTTTattagattatttttttaaagaaagaagcaacattaaaatcacaaattaaattcaaactaATAATTGCACtagtactataatatttttttatttatttgttcttTATTGAAATATCTTAGTTTTTGTGAAGAACCTATATTTATCGAAGAAATGAATAGGGAGTCCTGCATGCTTGATATTAAATCATTAATTTAAagactagtgtgtatttttcactaaaaaaataacctACATAATAGAAAATCCCATCAAGTACACATGAAAAATCGGACAACAATCAATCATATTATGGATAACGAGTAGAGATAAATTGGATGACAGAATGTCATGTTCTCCCGAAAAAAGCAAATAATAGCTGGAAATATTACCAAACTATCGATAAAAGCATGCATGAGATTGATGTTTGCCCAGGTTTGGTGTTCAAATCATCAACTTTATTCATATGGATAATTAGCAGTCTTTTATGAACAGACTCAGGGCTAATATTTGACGATTGTACATTGAATTTCAGTATTAATCGATCATAGTTAGCACGATATTCGTTGTTTGTTTTTCCATTTCAAACTATACTCCTTCGGCACAATCTATTTGATATATTTAtcaaaatgaaaacaatattcTCTCTTTAACACATGAATATTGGTTCATGGGACGTCCAAGGTTTCATTAGCGAGACTCTAGATTTGTagttgtttaattttaattatttcattt from Salvia splendens isolate huo1 chromosome 9, SspV2, whole genome shotgun sequence includes:
- the LOC121746554 gene encoding 40S ribosomal protein S25, which encodes MAPKKDKAPPPSSKPAKSGGGKQKKKKWSKGKQKEKVNNMVLFDKATYDKLLTEAPKYKLITPSVLSDRLRISGSLARKAIRELMARGLIRMVSAHASQQIYTRATNT